A single Microbacterium protaetiae DNA region contains:
- a CDS encoding glycoside hydrolase family 5 protein: protein MTSLPWLRVNGTDIVDEHDTPVRLAGVGLGGWMNMENFITGYPGNESGIRRALRETMGEQSYEAFFDEFLTVFFDEADAAFLASLGMNSVRIPVNYRHFEDDARPFELKEEGFARLDRVISLLAAHGVYSIIDLHALPGRQNQHWHSDNPTHLAEFWNHPHFQDRVVHLWEALADRYRDRPEVAGYNPINEPADPTGEVLPVFYDRLEAAIRAVDPRHILFLDGNKYSTDFSFLEGRAEPLPNAVYTAHDYALPGITSATEYPGTTRGEYFDRGVVEQTFLRRTEFMRRTGTPIWIGEFGPVYSDDRSQDAWRYRLLQDQLEIYRDHGASWALWTYKDIGLQGLVCADPASDYLTLTATDRETKRQLGIDSWGGSDAGVRDILDPIDAVFDREFPGYAPWPWGRQPHIAVLVRHILLAEPLAQRFAERFRGVSPERARELARAFRFDACAERTGLTALLKDHLARE, encoded by the coding sequence ATGACCTCGCTTCCCTGGCTGCGCGTGAACGGCACCGACATCGTCGACGAGCACGACACACCCGTGCGCCTGGCCGGCGTGGGTCTGGGCGGCTGGATGAACATGGAGAACTTCATCACCGGCTACCCCGGCAACGAGTCGGGCATCCGTCGCGCGCTGCGCGAAACGATGGGCGAGCAATCGTACGAGGCGTTCTTCGACGAGTTCCTCACCGTGTTCTTCGATGAGGCGGATGCCGCATTCCTTGCCTCACTCGGCATGAACTCGGTGCGCATCCCGGTGAACTACCGTCACTTCGAAGACGATGCCCGGCCCTTCGAGCTCAAGGAAGAGGGCTTCGCCCGGCTCGACCGCGTCATCTCGCTGCTGGCCGCGCACGGCGTGTACTCCATCATCGACCTGCACGCCCTTCCCGGTCGGCAGAACCAGCACTGGCACAGCGACAACCCGACCCACCTTGCCGAATTCTGGAACCATCCGCACTTCCAGGATCGCGTCGTGCACCTGTGGGAGGCCCTGGCCGACCGATACAGGGACCGCCCCGAAGTCGCCGGCTACAACCCCATCAACGAACCGGCTGACCCGACCGGTGAGGTGCTGCCGGTCTTCTATGATCGGCTCGAAGCGGCGATCCGCGCTGTCGATCCACGCCACATCCTCTTCCTCGACGGCAACAAGTACTCGACCGACTTCAGCTTTCTCGAGGGCCGCGCCGAACCGCTGCCGAATGCTGTCTACACCGCACATGACTACGCCCTGCCGGGCATCACCAGCGCCACCGAGTATCCGGGCACGACCCGCGGCGAGTACTTCGACCGTGGCGTCGTCGAGCAGACCTTTCTGCGCCGCACCGAGTTCATGCGTCGCACGGGAACCCCGATCTGGATCGGCGAGTTCGGCCCGGTCTACTCCGACGACCGCTCGCAGGACGCCTGGCGCTACCGCCTGCTGCAGGACCAGCTCGAGATCTACCGTGACCACGGCGCGAGCTGGGCTCTCTGGACTTACAAAGACATCGGCTTGCAGGGGCTGGTATGCGCGGACCCGGCCAGCGACTACCTGACGCTGACCGCGACCGACCGCGAGACGAAGCGGCAGCTGGGCATCGACTCGTGGGGCGGATCGGATGCCGGAGTCCGCGACATCCTCGACCCGATCGATGCCGTGTTCGACCGCGAGTTTCCCGGCTACGCACCGTGGCCATGGGGTCGACAGCCGCACATCGCCGTGCTGGTGCGCCACATCCTGCTGGCCGAGCCGCTGGCGCAGCGCTTCGCCGAGCGCTTCCGCGGCGTCTCACCCGAGCGAGCACGCGAACTCGCCCGCGCCTTTCGCTTCGACGCATGCGCCGAGCGCACGGGGCTGACCGCGCTGTTGAAGGACCACCTCGCACGGGAGTGA
- a CDS encoding FAD-dependent oxidoreductase, translating into MSTSESATTSDSASMSTRTDVCIAGGGPAGVFLGLLLARAGVDVVVCEKHDDFFRDFRGDTVHPSTLNLLDALGLRARFEAVPHAPLPQLDVVLNGIRIHAVDFTTLPPPNRFVTLMPQWDLLDLLADAAAQHPSFHLRMGDEVTDVIERDGRIAGVTTASGESIESRLVVAADGRSSTVRRALGLAPRDIPVDTDVLWFRVPRPEQPLPDTLAWANAAGVCITIPRPEYLQCALLVPKGSLEGIRADGLEAFRDRVARVVPRLADVVGDIASLDDIKHLDVQIDRLEKWWRPGALCIGDAAHAMSPMFGVGINYAVQDAVAAAHVLIPVLRPRGSVKGVGDDALDEACAAVQRRRTWPTAAMQAIQRRAHGLISAGVPSRIIDNPPTRRQRTVMRLVLPAIRPLVARMVGYGFRPERLLPLNRPAAEVM; encoded by the coding sequence GTGAGCACGAGCGAGAGCGCGACCACAAGCGACAGCGCGAGCATGAGCACGCGCACCGACGTGTGCATCGCCGGCGGGGGACCGGCGGGGGTCTTCCTCGGCCTCTTGCTCGCGCGCGCCGGCGTCGACGTGGTCGTGTGCGAGAAGCACGACGACTTCTTCCGCGACTTCCGCGGCGACACCGTGCACCCCTCGACCCTGAACCTGCTCGACGCGCTCGGGCTGCGCGCCCGCTTCGAGGCCGTGCCGCACGCGCCGCTGCCGCAGCTGGATGTCGTGCTCAACGGCATCCGCATCCACGCAGTCGACTTCACCACGCTGCCGCCGCCGAACCGGTTCGTGACCCTGATGCCGCAGTGGGATCTTCTGGACCTGCTGGCGGATGCCGCGGCGCAGCATCCGTCGTTCCATCTGCGTATGGGCGATGAGGTCACCGACGTCATCGAACGCGACGGGCGCATCGCCGGGGTCACCACCGCGAGTGGCGAGAGCATCGAGTCGCGGCTCGTCGTCGCCGCCGACGGACGCTCGTCGACCGTGCGTCGCGCGCTCGGGCTGGCGCCGCGCGATATCCCGGTCGACACCGACGTGCTGTGGTTCCGCGTGCCGCGCCCCGAGCAGCCGCTGCCCGACACTCTTGCGTGGGCGAACGCCGCGGGCGTGTGCATCACGATTCCGCGGCCGGAGTACCTGCAGTGCGCGCTTCTCGTGCCGAAGGGGTCGCTCGAGGGCATCCGTGCCGACGGACTCGAGGCGTTCCGCGACCGGGTGGCGCGCGTGGTGCCGCGGCTGGCCGACGTCGTCGGCGATATCGCATCGCTCGACGACATCAAACACCTCGATGTGCAGATCGACCGACTGGAGAAATGGTGGCGCCCCGGGGCGCTGTGCATCGGGGATGCCGCGCACGCCATGTCGCCGATGTTCGGGGTGGGCATCAACTATGCCGTACAAGACGCGGTGGCCGCGGCGCACGTGCTGATCCCGGTGCTGCGCCCGCGCGGGTCGGTCAAGGGGGTCGGCGACGATGCCCTCGATGAGGCGTGCGCCGCCGTGCAGCGGCGCCGAACGTGGCCGACCGCCGCGATGCAGGCGATTCAGCGCCGTGCGCACGGCCTCATCTCGGCGGGCGTACCCTCGCGCATCATCGACAATCCGCCGACGCGCCGTCAGCGCACCGTCATGCGCCTCGTGCTGCCGGCGATCAGGCCGCTGGTCGCACGGATGGTCGGGTACGGGTTCAGGCCCGAGCGGCTCTTACCCCTCAACCGTCCCGCCGCCGAGGTCATGTGA
- a CDS encoding TNT domain-containing protein, which produces MARFWMDESGRRLSREPVPAGAEVWDLYGTLRTRYVYLVENGVPAAYQTRSLPWQENPSAYHQILVTGDCQRIHDAYLRSTDAALRQDLEALVEIGYYAWDSPIYAGTVAPAFGDPGGATQLTLPLPLEFYLRLGLVRELDLGDAR; this is translated from the coding sequence ATGGCACGTTTTTGGATGGATGAGTCGGGACGACGGCTGTCCCGCGAGCCGGTTCCTGCCGGTGCGGAGGTGTGGGACCTGTACGGCACCCTGCGCACGCGCTACGTGTACCTCGTCGAGAACGGTGTGCCCGCGGCATACCAGACCCGATCCCTGCCCTGGCAGGAGAACCCCTCGGCCTATCACCAGATTCTCGTGACGGGTGACTGCCAGCGCATCCACGACGCCTACCTGCGTTCGACCGACGCCGCGTTGCGGCAAGATCTCGAGGCCCTCGTGGAGATCGGATACTACGCGTGGGACTCACCGATCTACGCCGGCACCGTCGCACCCGCCTTCGGTGACCCCGGCGGGGCCACACAGCTCACCCTCCCACTGCCGTTGGAGTTCTACCTGCGGCTGGGCCTGGTCCGCGAGTTGGATCTGGGGGATGCCCGATGA
- a CDS encoding TNT domain-containing protein → MTGNPLVAAAVDHTSPFAGTLLVEDGEQLVQAVNSGDWVSGGMAAFSGLLDTAAAVSDPLGSLIAAGLGWLIDHVEPLKGWFNDLTGNAAEVQAFAQTWANIHTQMEAAGTELHRVLGDVDDLAGQAIDAYRRFQQDTAKHLTAAGTWAGAFSTGLNIASMIVQAVHDLVRDVLSQLVGSAISWASEAVFTLGLATPWIIEQVSTRVASWVSKVGKFITRLLESLKALRGLLDQLKPLLDKASELFGKLLHGKGPGGRDIPDEPKKPSIHDVRNRSSLSDADLESFLRTNYGDDVADAFAKDGTIPDDVQIPKDPSVLTPDGKIDWSQVPKGGYKLDGDGDPIKQPHNPQPGEVVDRYGPSDGRYTSPVPENGPYTYDQRSLPYVENPNHYHQYEFNDDLNSVKARYDQAPPDVQARVDDLIDKGYYSFGQQASRGPIADGFGVPGQGVQDELPLPVDVLIDLGILSERTP, encoded by the coding sequence ATGACCGGCAACCCGCTGGTGGCCGCCGCGGTCGATCACACGTCCCCGTTCGCGGGCACCCTGCTGGTCGAAGACGGGGAACAACTGGTCCAGGCGGTGAACTCCGGCGACTGGGTCTCGGGAGGGATGGCCGCCTTCTCCGGACTTCTCGACACCGCAGCGGCCGTCTCCGACCCGCTCGGCTCTCTGATCGCCGCGGGCCTGGGCTGGCTGATCGACCACGTCGAACCCCTCAAAGGCTGGTTCAACGACCTGACCGGCAACGCCGCCGAAGTGCAGGCGTTCGCGCAGACCTGGGCCAACATCCACACCCAGATGGAAGCGGCCGGCACCGAACTGCACCGCGTGCTCGGCGACGTGGACGACCTCGCCGGACAAGCCATCGACGCCTACCGGCGGTTCCAACAAGACACCGCGAAACACCTGACCGCAGCCGGCACCTGGGCCGGAGCATTCTCCACCGGGCTGAACATCGCCTCCATGATCGTCCAAGCCGTCCACGACCTGGTCCGCGACGTGCTCTCCCAACTGGTCGGCTCCGCGATCTCCTGGGCCTCCGAAGCCGTCTTCACCCTCGGTCTTGCCACCCCCTGGATCATCGAACAAGTCAGCACCCGGGTCGCCTCCTGGGTCAGCAAAGTCGGCAAATTCATCACCCGCCTCCTCGAATCCCTCAAAGCCCTGCGCGGCCTGCTCGACCAACTCAAACCCCTCCTCGACAAAGCCAGCGAACTTTTCGGCAAACTCCTGCACGGCAAAGGCCCCGGAGGACGTGACATCCCCGACGAGCCGAAGAAGCCGTCGATCCACGACGTCCGAAACCGCAGTTCGCTGTCGGACGCCGACTTGGAGAGCTTCCTCCGGACGAACTACGGCGATGACGTCGCCGATGCCTTCGCCAAAGACGGCACGATTCCCGACGACGTGCAGATTCCCAAGGACCCGTCCGTCCTGACCCCCGACGGAAAGATTGATTGGTCACAGGTGCCGAAGGGCGGCTACAAACTCGATGGCGATGGCGATCCGATCAAGCAACCCCACAATCCGCAACCCGGCGAGGTGGTTGACAGATATGGCCCATCAGATGGCCGGTACACGTCACCCGTACCCGAGAACGGTCCCTACACATATGACCAACGATCGCTGCCTTACGTTGAGAACCCGAATCACTATCACCAGTACGAGTTCAACGACGACCTCAACTCGGTGAAGGCACGATACGATCAGGCCCCTCCGGACGTGCAGGCACGTGTGGACGACCTGATCGACAAGGGCTACTACTCCTTCGGCCAGCAGGCATCGCGGGGCCCCATCGCGGATGGATTCGGCGTTCCAGGACAGGGCGTGCAGGACGAGCTGCCGCTGCCCGTTGATGTGTTGATCGATCTCGGCATCCTCTCGGAGAGGACCCCATGA